The DNA sequence CTtggaacaaattaatttaaaaaatatacatcaaATATTAGGCCAAAATAGATGTATCTTTATAAGTTTCATTTTCTAACTTCGACCACCAAGTCGATCAAGAGGTATAAACTGATGAAATTAAGATCTCGTATACCAAACAGGCACGTCTTTTTGCTTGGGATAGGGAGAGTGGAACATGCAGTgttaaataaaacaagtgtAGCTTGAAAGTCATAACCTTTAAATTTCAACAACTGTATTTGGTGACTTGGGACTTTGACATGGAAGACATTCCAACTCATAAAAGAGCATATATTGTTCAAGAAATTATCTATCCACAATCTCAAaaactcaaataattaatttgcacTGCCTTGGATGATACGTTAAACGTTGAAGAAACCAAAGGCATGCTTGACGTCAAACTAGCTAGCCTCTGATATTTTTGCAAAGCATTACTCACTCACATTAATTTGagagagatttagaaaaataattttgcatcTCTCGTTCTCATGACATGCAGCACACGTAACAATAATTTAATAGTGCAACCTTTTTCTCTATTATTGAGCCATTTGGATAAGGAAAAGCACTTTTGCGCTTTACTCGGCCGTAGTCAATTTCTACCATGTTCACACTTCATAGTTCATAGTACCTTGGTTTCCACACATGATGCAGCTCATAACTTcaacaaaattttgtttcattcacTTTGTACTCTATGATTTAATATTGGAAAGTAGTATTaagaaatcaaacaaatatttttttatagaaaaaatcgATATTTAATATTACCAATACGTTTttaccatgattttttttaaaaaaaaaaatctgtatgCTATTTCCTCGTCTAAAATCGTTACACATACTCCGTAGTATATATTAAGAAATGCAGTgtataatctttttaatttttttttttggtggatgTATAATCTTTTAATTGAGTCAAAGGAAGTGGTAAATATTGACGATGActctattttcaaaaatattttagaaactcCGTTCATCAAGCCACCATAATCTACTAATCTCGGATAATTAATGTGATGGTTAAGCATGCTTGAGATTAACTAATGTGATTTGGGCCAATCTACTTTTAACAAGATAGCGACTGGTTAGTTTAAGAGACTAGTAGTTGCGTCGTGTTTTGAAGCACAATATATATTATCCACGAACTCTAGctagataatttttttgtttgggatTTGAGCGTTGGGTCTGCTAGCTTGTGTTTGCACTGAACATTGTTTTCTAGCGTCTACCACGAGTATAAGTGTGATTAATTATACAAGttttacactaataatatatGACGATTAGTGCAACTAGTTTGTTCTCTTGGGATACTGAACGAGAAGAGATTTAATTCCTTAGCTTTATGTATGGAAAAAATTATCGGGATAAATAATATTCACTTTCATGAAGAAATTGATCTTGGACTGTGGTTATGAAATATCTTTAGTGGAAAAAGAATATACAACTTTTACTGTTGAATTGAAATCGCACAAGTATTATTAGTTTGTTTACATAATAGGTGCACAAAGGAGAGTAGCAATTGGATGCAACAAGTATATATCATAAATTGCTAAAAtgcttttaaaatcaaaatcattttatcaaaaataaaaaaacatacataGCCTACTTCAAATAAGtgttaaaattctttttttatttataactatCCCTTTTAAGAAGGATAAACAAATATTTGTGTTAAAATACGATATTATcgaagacccatgaattcacTGGTTGTCAAATGAAACCTTATCCCTTTTTGTTACCCAAGTCGTTTTGACATCAATATATTATAGAGGATGTTAGTATAATTTGAGCCAATTGAAGACCCTAAACttacttctttttttgctgAAGTGAAGACCCTAAACTAACCGCAGCTTACTTTGAATGtggatattattaatttatttggatAATTCTTGGAAATAACCATCAAGAGTTTAAAGTAATGTCCTCCTAATAAGCAATGATTATGACTCTTACATTGACATAAGCCATTAGAGGGGACCATATTATATCTACAATTCACATTCCATAAAGTTCATTTTAAACCGTTGCTTGAGCAAATTGGTTTATAGcttgataataatatatatgcaATAGGATTCcgtacaaaatttaatttgttgtatAATGGCTCCATATTATATACTGAATGAGATGGAAACCGTCCTTCGTCTATGAGCCAGGCATTTTGCCCACCATAAAAGGTGGGACCAGCATAACCCAAATCATATtaaaccaaaagaaaatgaagaaaataacttatcaaacatgaaaaacaaaaaccatATAGATCTTTTATAAGCCGTAGGAATAAAGGACATAATATTAGACcagttaattttgtttttttggaaacaaaataaaaattatttgttttttctttcctgCTCCTACTTTCCCCCAGAGCAAATATTATTCTTTCATAGAGATCGAAAAGTTAGACCTGGTAATACATATTACTATATACGTAATCCTGTACTCTACCTCTCTTCAATTTATTACCTTAACTAAGCTAACGTGtcctgaaaaaaataataacaaggcAACATTAGTTTAACGATAAACGacgtttgaaatttatttaaaagtatacTAGCTGGTATCTAAAAGTCATGTGTGTTAAATTATGACTACTTAAATTCAGTTAAATAGACTCATTTTAAAAGACAATACTCTCCtagtattttttatcatttattataaaattcgaaaataatattcttactttgaaaaaacaaaactgCATTGGACAAACAATTGGTTGAATCTATACTCTTGGACTAAAGATTTTATACACATCGCtacaatgtaatttttaataatatttttttttctaacacttattaaaagtttttagaaacattttcattaaatactgaaaaaatattattaaaggtcACATGTGCAGCAgtacatgaatattttttttatgctatCATGACATTAAAATAtctatcaatttaataataattaatttctataaaaaaatcttattaataatatttttaaaagtttctcctctcaataatatttttttattcataaaccttgaattcaaaatcttatttaaattaagatGAAGGATTGGTGCATGAATGCTTGTATGACTACGGGAATCGAATTATCGAGAAGGGCTGACAAATTTGCTTCTAGATGTTGTTTGCACGCATAGAAAACCATTCGCAAGATTCTATATCTGGGATATAATATTTGGACACGTCAAAATAATCTTTATccacaggttttttttttcacttaactTCCAAATAGGGTAAGGTTGCTGCCATTGGAAGATTTACTATCCATCAATCTAATGCTCAATGTCATACCTCCTCGTCTTCTTTTTTGCACCACTGACTCAATTCAATATACTTTATTTTCACCTTTACGTTTAtgtttttctaataaaatcttATGTCATTTAACCAATCAATTTacaattatgttatatatatttttaaaaactgaaaagtaaataaatcaaatagaaaTATTAGTGTATTAGTAACAATTAACTTTGTCATTAATAGATAAATCTTAAAACTGTTGGGTTTACAAGTGGGAagtgaagtcccacatcggctagAAGTGAAAAGGTTGAACACCATATAAATGAGGAGAAGACTCATCTGGCCACCAGGTCCACAAGTGTACCCCCCGAATCACCCCAACAACACACACAACATTGTTGatttgagcaaaaaaaaaaacacaatggtAATGGATTAGAagtcttaaaataaaaacagctgaatgaaaaaaaaaaacaagagagaaactTTATACATAgtacttttcttcttttaagtaATTTTGGAAAAAGACAAGAGGAAAAGAAAACGATAATTATTCGTCAAACACTAAAACCTgcatttctttcttattttttaaaagggaaCAAACTTTATTAATCGTTTTTGTGAACTTTATTCCATGTGTATAAAGAGCCAGTAAGCAGTGGTGCACCATGTGAGCTTTGGATGCTAGTGATAATGGTCTTAACACAAAAGGcccaaagaaaacaaataaactcTATCATGATGTATGCTAAATTGCTaatagaatgatttttttttttctggtaaaaatataaaagggacCGATAGTAGATTGATTTGATATCTTCTGTTCAGAGAATTTCTAATAGTGCCGTCTTTCTTTAggttttaactatttttttaggttATATTATGTTGCATCacatttaagaattttaattacCATTTTTTCCCTCTCATAATgaaattagttaataatttgAAATGAGTTTCACATGTCGTTTTGAAAAGTGtcattaatacattttttaacttatttttatgctAACAcactattctttatttttaaaaatgattaaaaatacaaaattatgagAAAAGTTCGTTAAATAAATGTGAGACCTAATTAAGAATAACTTATAAGTTTCGATAGCTTTTAATTAATGagagaatattaaaaaagaatgtgTGTGGATAAATATATTCTTAGCATTCCTTTATTGCTCCACATCCTTATactttgtgtttttttcttaaaaaaaatattaagaacaaGTTCTTACAAAATAACTATTCTTACACAGTGACTTGTAACTCAATCTTGTTTAATCATGAAGTTTTATAAGAAGctatttttatacttaaaatccCCATGAAactatgaaaataatattgagGAGTAAAAAAGGATATAGGATATAAGCGTTTTAAGATGATAGTTTGAATAAGCTATTTATCAAAGGCTTTGATACCTGGGTTTACGTTTGGCAACAAATTGGGTAATTTAGGgttatgtttaattaatatgctTGGTGTGGACGGACTTGTCGGttataaagatataaaataaaactagcaaAAGCAGGTTCGTATGTGGCGCAGAGCCCTCGCACCACTGaccatcattattattattattgctatttgatttatttatttccttttccaATCGCCAAAGTACAAAAGGGATTCTCAGTACCAGCATATTCCTTCGAATGTTCTATTTTCATCTTTAATCTTTCTATAACATTATTCATTAACCTATTCAATATTAAACAAGATCGTATatctaaaaaagtattttagtgttgtttaaaaaaatacccACAAAGTTATTTGTTGAGTGATACAAGATTTAATCACTTAGACAAGATGTTAAATTCTGGtggataagaaaaaatataactgaaatgaaatattttcagtaaatgtaatatataacataaattaatcattagtgagataataatagatatttcacattagataaaaatatatattttagtattaaaCTAACACAGAGTCAAAGAGagtaatgtaatatttttcattaatcttaaaaagttaaatgtttaatatttgaaaaatataaaaatttatttaatattttaaactgaattataaaaatatttagaattatTCAAAGTCAAAGTTTAGTTTAGATCTcaattcttttaattcattaacaTTAGTAAGACATCTAGAATTTTTGTGGTAGGCTGTAGCTGGTTTGTATTATCAAAAAtggcaattatatttttttctttcatgaatAACcaagttattaattaatataaagtaTTTAATGGATTTATTAACCACTAATTTCTATCCAAAAACTCAATTGACTAttcttagtaattttttttctcctaatcatattttttcactCACAATTCTCAAACCCAtaatattacttaaaaaattcaagttgactttcatttgcatcaattgcatgttagttatattttattttttagcacgttgtttatattttattattattcattattctcaaaaaaaaaattgagtaattAAACTATtatactttgttttattttaacgtCACTgaattttttactaatatttttcaatatcattaacaactaattttgaacatttatcaataatttacatttttttaaattaaaatgatatttccAAGTAAAATTTCAACACTAATATTAAtgtatacaaaaaaataataatagagagttatttattttatttataaatcctACAGTTTATAAtagagttaaaaattaattagcaatgacatttaattaaagagaaaaataaaatctaatatgTTAGTTGTAAATGTTTAACGTTTTTcacaatataataaattaaagcatCAAACGTTTTATCTTGCGTAaaagtaattttgaaataaaaaataaattaaatttggcCATCcctgtaaaaaatatttattatgtccATCATAACGatgaaaaaagattgaaaataacttcttttgtgaagtatttACAAAACTTAGCTTTTAATTTCACTGTTTTTAAAAGGAAACTTCTTCAGCATCACTGTATGCTTTTTATTGAAGgataaaactctttttttcaGGGTAGGATAAAACTTAATTACTGAGTATTTGTGATACTATTCATCAATCAAAAGTGTCACGAATAACACTTCAATTATGTGATTGAACACCAAGTTCAGGAATCTCCAACATCTCACAAGTGTTATTCCTATAATATTATTCCCAACCATGTTGCTTACTGTATTTCAGATCCAATTCCTATTCCAATTTATCAATAATTGTCATCATAAATATAAGATCAGTTTTAAATGGCCAATTTATGGAGGCATTGAAAATAGAGGCAGACAATCTATTTAAAAGAGATGAactataattaattagatataatAGTTTAGATCACATCAGGTTAGGACTTAGCTAGGACTGGGATtcctgatatttttttaaaaagtacatGTATGAAAAAGGGAAAACATGAGAAAGAGAAGCATGTAGCTGAGAAAACTTGTTGGCAAAATGATGAACTTTGCATTTTTATGTCTCAAATCAATGGATACATCACTTGAATTAAAAAGGGTTTgcaagagaaagaacatgaggGAATGTTGAGTTTTTTCCACTCCCTAGACCGCAAGAGGGACATCGTTATCATTTTATAGTGTTATAATACTGAGTGAGTTTGGCGTTTATGACATTAGAAATACTTACAAATTCACAAGTAACTTTCATAAAATTCATGATTATACAAAATGAATCTCAAACACCAATCAGGAAGAATTAATACAATatgttttatgtaaataattataattcaatacgATCATAGGATTTAAATCATCTATCTCCAAGTTGTGTTCTTGTCTCGGTCTCACCGAGGTAAAATTGActtcttatttaaaatattcacttggtattattttgttttatttttctacattatctttaatcaaaattatattttaaatcaaatctcGATATTTCATTGATGTAACACGGACGGGACACAATTTGGAGACACTAGGATAATTCTATCGCTTCAACTAATTATTCTTAGTTcttattaagagaaaaaaggtTTGCATTAATTTAGTTatgataattaaatgaaaatatgatcTGGACGACATACTAATCGATCTCGGGTCAGGACGCTCCTAAAAAAACTAgaggattttcttttttgtgtgtgtgaataTTACCTTGCTACTCTTTCATGATATTATAatgcatattttgtttttaaatttagttatatgaAAAAgtcatacaattaaaaaaaaaatatcataattagaTAGACAGTTACATCTGTCATAATAAAAATCAGATAAACTGAGTTTTGTTTATGGTTATCTTAAAGATATTAATcatgaaatatttaatacatttattaaaaaaatcatgtatcgAAGGGATAAATGTAAttgttagtattttcatttcaaaactATACAttaagatatattaaaattttttagcaaaaaaaaaaaaaaataccgaaATGAATCGTTTTAAGCATAAAGTATCttactcacaagtcacaacaacTAATTGAAGAGATTGTGATTTAACGTTTTGGGGCCGTAAGCAATTATTGCATTTTTTTACATTGTCGTGTGACATACTCTATTATGATTAGTTGTACGGATCCATTCCaatatgtaaaatttaattttaatttctatataaaagtaattttttttatcaatttatattttttattaataatttctcGAAAAccatatttttaagataacgtgtatattttttaagatttataatattaattatttacctttttaatgatataataattgaaaacatACCAAATATTGTAGCTTATTGAAGTATATTTATCAAAcatttaaatatgaattaattttaatgtagtttgcatattttttattttgtacaatAATAAGTATATGGCAACATTTGTTGTGATGTAAacatagataaaataatatataacaaaatagaattaaaatgaGTGTTAACAACGTATTTTATAACATCATTTTTCTAATATACTAGTATTATCTAAGAAGAATGCTAACACtacattttataacataatcCTTCTAATATATTATCTGTTATTCATTAtgtttgattgaaatttataaaatctttaagtgaaacttattaaatatgaaataaggcctgcatatttttgtgatttatattaaattttggtgaatgatttttttttataggaaacaTGCTAAAAACATGTTAATATTTCTTTTGAGATAATGTTATCAactatttttagaaattatatatatatatatatatatattagtgccCATAAAATAAAGTTACCAACGAGAAGCACCACTCTCTCGGGTAGgatgaaaaagttaatagaCAATATGGAAAAATTATTAGGTGGTATGAGATTAGCATGCTATTAATGGTCCCTTTCAATGATTACGTaatatataaacaataaaaaatatattcattaaattaaaaatatatttaataagtatttaataagaattaattatattattcctAAATTTaagaattcttaattaatttaaaatattaaattatctttgTATTACGTTTTCTTGGGATCATGAATGGTATTTGGTAATGATGTCATTCTCATTCACCAATTAAATATTGGAAAATTCTATTTTCACGTATTGTTTATTTGACATGAGTGATGTGGCACACATAAATCAACTTAAACATTCAATGAGATAGACTAAAAATAGGggagagaaataaaattaagagaagACAAAAGTGAAAGCTAGGTAAATGCATCGACATTGCGAGAtacttctcgatatattattctcTTAATTATTTGGTTAAGTTTGAAAATGCGTGGAGCCTTATCGTGTGTTTGGCAGCGATGATAGAAGGTTAAAATTAATGCGGAAAAAATGTGTGAAAATATGTAAATTTCATCGGTTTGGCACCGAAGAAATGgcgagaaatttttaaaaattattatgtgtCCCATGCAAAAATAATTCTTCAGTTATATGCGAAGATTTGTGAAGAAATGACCTTGCGTTGCGACATGTAGCGTTGGCTGCAGACAAAacagaagagaagagagagattaGTTTCTGCAGACAAAACTGATCCTGATCTCAAAGTTCCGGTCACCACTGCTGCCACACTAACAATTTAGTTTCATTACTTTTTTTCAGAGAaacgtttttatttatttaggaaAACGTTAATAACATGTTATCTCTCACATTCTTTTAAACAGAATCTTCATTATggacataaataaataacaaatttgtGTAACCCTACCTGTTATTTGATGAGaatctattttgttttataaattttaattaaaattctaaatatCATGCAAATACATACgttgaatatttgaaaaaaaaacattattctttGTAATATTCTTATCTAGttgttaattgtattttttaaaaaagtaaattacactAACATATTTCGAAGTTTTCTGAAAATAAACTACCAATATCAACATAAATGGTAATGATATAAGGtctcataatttatataatttactttgttataatttttttgaaagattcatgttCAAAGTACAAccaaacattaaaaatgaaCATTAACCTTGATTGGGCATGTGGTGTATCTGGGATGTATATAAATATGGGATATATGAAgctcttccctttcacttcaGCCCTTTAAGTGCCATCCATCCATTCTCTCTCAAAAGCCGTTCCAGCTTGAGGGCACCTCCAAAGGCCAAAATACAAAACAACCACCCCACCGAATATCCTCTTTGATCCCTTTCTtcatttccttttctatttatttattatataaactaCAAACTCTCACACACACCCCCTCTAAATACTTCCCTtacccccccctctctctctctcttaaaaCAAACGAACAAACAAATATGCAAGTGGCGGCAGAACTCCAACGCGCCCATCACCACCACCAAAGGCACAAACAAGACACTCCCATGTGCCGCCAAATCCAGCTCACTATCTCCGATCACACCACCGCCGGAGACGACGACGGCGAGGATCTCTTCATTCCGCCCCTCAACTTCGCCATGGTTGATAATGGCATTTTCCGCTCCGGCTTCCCCGAACCCGCCAACTTCTCCTTCCTCCAAACCCTCGGCCTCCGTTCCATCATGTCTGTCCTCACATCTCAATCACCCTTTTcttatcttcttcttcgttttgtTAACTTGATGATGCTTTTGAGTACCCAATTGATGAATTGTGAGTAAAGTCTCAATCTTTTCCTTGTTGCACGCTGTTGctgattgtttttttgtttgattgggTGTTTTTATAGATATCTGTGTCCTGAGCCGTATCCGGAGGCCAATATGGAGTTCCTCAAGTCAAATGGGATCAAGCTTTTTCAGTTTGGGATTGAGGGTCATAAGGTCTCTTTCTATCTATTATGTCTTcaactttcttcttcttgtttttatttttattttttgctcttGGGATTTCTCACCTTCATTTCGGTGATTCGGTCTGATTGTTTTATGTTGATGAATCTTCActataagaaattataattataaaagaagATAAAGAGATAAAATGATTTGAGCTtttcttgtaagactaagttaaaatcaacttagtGAACTTATACACTTCAGCTTTTCCTGCAAGTCATGTTTCTAGACAAGTTTTTAACTTTTCTAAAAGTGGAGGCGCATAAGCTGATTTTAACTTACTGTAGAGAAATCTAATTCATTTTACTCTCTTATTTTCGTATTGAATAAGTGGTTATACCAGAAATTTATCTAAGGTCTGAATTTGATTGTTGTTCTTCTATGTCTCGGTAATTTTCACGAAGTTcacaacaaaaaggaaaatgaatagCTTGCACGGAGATCAATCGATATCTAATCCGATTGACCTGTCTTCCTCATCCTCTTCTAtattcttaatataattttttctctctcttaagaGACGGGTGTGGATAATTTGTGACCCTTATGGATGCTTTGGATTCAAGTACTGTTTAATCAAAAGGGTTTTCATTACAGAGCTTGGGAGATAAAAAGGGGACGTAAAGCTGGTTGTTGTCATTATTCTTTCTTCAACTTGTTTACttgctcttcttcttcttcctcctcctccttctatTCTTGCTTGATTCTTATGGTGTAACTTTTTGAAATGCCCCGAACTTTATAAAGTGCTTTAGGAAAAACTTTGTTTGGAAACTTTTGCTTGCTAAATTTTACTATGGCAGCTTTTTAGGTACCATTATATATTGTCATGTCAGTTTTGGTCTCGTTATTGTTCCGGATTAGATCCATTGTTTTATTTCTTGAGCATATTTCTGTGCGAGAGAGTCCTCTTCAATCCTCACTCGTATGTGCACAGTGAAAGTATGTCATACCAACTTTAGGATATGGAAATCAGGGTTGATGGAATCCAAGCTGGCATGTCAAGTCTTTTCCTTGGTTATCCAAAATGATCACAATCATTTGTTTTTTGGGAATAATTAACAGTTGGAGATCATATATTATACGTGCTATCTGTCTAATGGGATCATTATGGATACGTCAAAAACCAATTCTGTTCAAGAACAtagatttgatttttgattATAGTGCAAGTACAAGGTAAAGAAGGGGGAAAGGGATTAATAATTGTACAGAAGTAGCACCAAAGTCATGATCAACCTAGGAAAGACAAGAAGGTAATCAAGGAAGGGCATTGTAAAAGTATAGAGAACATTTCATTATTACATTTGGAGATGGAATTTCTATGTTATTGGTGGATTAGGGCATATTGTATGTTAAATTTGGATTTGACTTCTCTAAAGTTCTTTAAAGAATAGTGCACTCACAACCCTTGATTAGAAAATCAAAGATTGTGATTCTAACATGGTGGATAGTGCACTCACATGTATTtggttttatcaaaattttcaatcaaCAGTTGTTAGTGTGCACTTGATTCTCTAAAGTGTACATATCCCCGCACTTGAAGAGCCAAATAATCGAATTCATTGAATTAATATAGAGAATACTTTTCCCTTATATTGTTGAATTCCCGACTCTCGTTTgtttgaatattaaattatggaCCAATCTATATGTCAAggaaaaaaaggggaagcaaTACTTTTATTAAAGCCATCATTGATTATAATATCTAACTTGTGTCTCTTTCCTTAATTTTGGAATTGTTTTCATGCCTTTTTTGCCCATTTTTTCCCTTGGGTTGAACTTCTTATTTGACTTGAAGATACTTTTGATGTCTtctaattttcatgtttattcaTATCTGACTCCATCTATGGAAAAGATGATGGTCAGATGAATGAGAATTGAGTGATGATTTATTTCTACTTGTGTTTATTGTGTAAGATTTAGGTCTGTATAGATAgattaatgatataataatagCTTTTTTTGGATCCCATTAATCGTTCAGTCGATCGATTTTAGTATTGTTAAATTTGCCAAACATTATCCTCAAATTGTATTAGCTACACCCTctcccttcttccttttttaccaACAAGTTTAGTTGACAAAGTGTGATGATGGaacttgattttaattttatgttaagaAAGAAAGTGTTAGATAACCTGAAATCTTCTTTAACCTTGTGACACTTGTGCATCCAGGAGCCTTTTGTGAACATCCCAGAGGACACAATCCGTGAAGCACTAAAAGTTGTTCTTGGTATGGTgtagttctttatttttaatcataactGCAGTTTCAACAACTCATTCAATTTTGCTAGCAATAACTTTTGGTGATCAATAATGCAGATGTCAGGAACCACCCAGTTATAATTCACTGTAAGCGTGGAAAGGTGAGATTTTtgctggattttttttaaaaacatttttgtcaTAAGTATTAGTATATGCACTAACTATATTCTTATTAAAAGTATGcaatttcttccttctttctgtGTGCAGCACCGAACGGGTTGCTTAGTAGGATGCTATAGAAAATTGCAAAAATGGTGCTTGTCATCTGTCTTTGATGAATACCAACGCTTTGCAGCTGCCAAAGCAAGAGTTTCAGATCAGAGGTTTGTAGAGTTGTTTGATATTTCCAGCCTGAA is a window from the Glycine max cultivar Williams 82 chromosome 2, Glycine_max_v4.0, whole genome shotgun sequence genome containing:
- the LOC100814279 gene encoding tyrosine-protein phosphatase DSP1 isoform X2 produces the protein MQVAAELQRAHHHHQRHKQDTPMCRQIQLTISDHTTAGDDDGEDLFIPPLNFAMVDNGIFRSGFPEPANFSFLQTLGLRSIIYLCPEPYPEANMEFLKSNGIKLFQFGIEGHKEPFVNIPEDTIREALKVVLDVRNHPVIIHCKRGKHRTGCLVGCYRKLQKWCLSSVFDEYQRFAAAKARVSDQRLD
- the LOC100814279 gene encoding tyrosine-protein phosphatase DSP1 isoform X3; amino-acid sequence: MQVAAELQRAHHHHQRHKQDTPMCRQIQLTISDHTTAGDDDGEDLFIPPLNFAMVDNGIFRSGFPEPANFSFLQTLGLRSIIYLCPEPYPEANMEFLKSNGIKLFQFGIEGHKEPFVNIPEDTIREALKVVLDVRNHPVIIHCKRGKHRTGCLVGCYRKLQKWCLSSVFDEYQRFAAAKARVSDQSL
- the LOC100814279 gene encoding probable tyrosine-protein phosphatase DSP4 isoform X1; the encoded protein is MQVAAELQRAHHHHQRHKQDTPMCRQIQLTISDHTTAGDDDGEDLFIPPLNFAMVDNGIFRSGFPEPANFSFLQTLGLRSIIYLCPEPYPEANMEFLKSNGIKLFQFGIEGHKEPFVNIPEDTIREALKVVLDVRNHPVIIHCKRGKHRTGCLVGCYRKLQKWCLSSVFDEYQRFAAAKARVSDQRFVELFDISSLKHFPIPFSCLKR